The DNA region TCACGTTCTCATCGGTCCGATCCACACGTGCCGGGAGAGAAGCCCCGGACGCGGAGCACCACGTCTCCACCCAGGAGGGGTCGGACCAGTTGCCGCTTGCCGGACGCCGACGCTGCGTGTTGCGTCACGGTCATCCATGGATCTGGAGCTCAACGGAAAAGTCATTCTGGTCAGTGGTGGTGCCAAGGGGATTGGCGCGGCAACGGTGCGGATGGCCGCTGCCGAGGGGGCCCGGGTGGCGTGGGCCGACCTGGATGCTGCCGCAGGGGACGCGATGACTTCTGATATCCCCGGGGGCCGCTTCATCGCCGGTGACCTTTCCGACGATGCCGCCTGCCGTCAGGCGGTTGCGGCCACCGTCGCCGCCTTCGGACGACTGGATGTGTTGGTGAACAACGCGGGCGTCAACGACAGCGTCGGCCTGAATTCCCCGCCGCCGGCATTTCTCGCCTCGCTGCGCCGGAACCTCATGCCGGCCTACGCGCTGACCCATTTCGCCCGTCCCCACCTCCGGGAAAGCCGGGGCGCCATTGTCAACGTCAGCTCCAAGGTCGCGACCACCGGACAGGGAAACACTTCGGGATATGCCGCCTCCAAGGGCGCGCTTGAGGCCCTGACCCGCGAATGGGCGCTGGCCCTCGCCTCGCACGGCGTCCGGGTCAACTGCGTGGTTCCGGCCGAATGCGACACCGACCAGTACCAGCGCTGGTTCACCGGCCAACCGGATCCTGCCGCCGCCCGCGCGCGGGTGGAGGCGCTCGTGCCCCTGGGCCGCCGGCTGACCACCCCGGAGGAGGTGGCTTCCGCGATCCTATGGATGGCCTCCGCGCGGGCGTCCCACGTGACCGGTCAGATCCTCTTCGTGGACGGCGGCTACACCCACCTCGATCGCGCGGCCAGTTCCGACCACGCCTGGTGATTTCAATG from Verrucomicrobiia bacterium includes:
- a CDS encoding SDR family oxidoreductase — translated: MDLELNGKVILVSGGAKGIGAATVRMAAAEGARVAWADLDAAAGDAMTSDIPGGRFIAGDLSDDAACRQAVAATVAAFGRLDVLVNNAGVNDSVGLNSPPPAFLASLRRNLMPAYALTHFARPHLRESRGAIVNVSSKVATTGQGNTSGYAASKGALEALTREWALALASHGVRVNCVVPAECDTDQYQRWFTGQPDPAAARARVEALVPLGRRLTTPEEVASAILWMASARASHVTGQILFVDGGYTHLDRAASSDHAW